The DNA window GTACAAGGATGCAATGGGACTTATATTTAAAAAAAAATTATAGTCAAGGAGCATATTAGTATTGGCAAAGAAAGAAAATAAGAACGGAAACAAAAAAACAAAGCTGCCTATCTTTTTACTCCTCATCATTGCAATGGTCATCATAATTCCTCTAATTACATCAAATCTGACCTTAAATCCTTTCAATGCAGTCAAAACACTTGCTTATAGGATTTCGTTGATAATTTTTATATCAATTTATTTGATAAAAAAAGCATTTTCACGCGAAACTGTTATATACAATTCACCTCTTTTGATTCCTCTTTCAATTTTTATTATTATCGCTCTCTTTTCAGCAGTAAATATGACAAACAAGTATGTTTTTTTTGATGCACTTTCAGAACTTATCCTTTCAGCAATTTTTTCTTTTATTATAATACAAGAGTTAAAAAACGAAGACTTTAAAATAATTGCCATAGTTTCATCAATTGTAGGGACATTGGTATCTTCCATAGCAATATATCAGTATTTCACAGCCGAATCATTTAATCTTGCAAATTCGGTTAGGTCAACTCTTGGCCACAGCAATTTTTTGGCTCATTATCTTATCATCATAATACCGCTTACTCTTTCTTTAATCTTATCATCACTAAAGAAAATTTATATGGCTTTGTATTCCATATTTTTCATAATACAAATAACTGCCCTCGCAGTTACTTTTGCACGCGGAGGATGGATTGCCTGTATCATCAGTACAATTATTTTCGCTTTTCTGAGCACTAATATATCCGTAAAAAACAAATCCCTCATTATAAAAAGAATCATTGCTGTCCTTATAATTACCATCCTCATAACAGGAGGAATAGCTGCAACGAAACCTCATGTTTTGGAAGCGCTTTTTATACCTTTCAAGGAAATGAAGAAGGTTGCATCAGGAGAAGAAAGTGAATTCAAATACAAGATTATTACCATTCTCGTCCGCCTTGAAATGTGGAAAGGCACTATTGATATGATTAAATCAAACCCAATATTTGGTGTTGGATTGGGCAATTACTGGATTGTTGCACAAAAATACAGAACACCCAATGAGCTAAAAATGGATTACGATATGCTCAAATGGGCACATAACGACATCCTTCAAATAGGTGCAGAAACAGGATTTTTTGGTATGATTGCCTTCATTTTCCTATTGTATAGTATTTTCAAGACATCTTATAAAAAAATAATAGAATATGAAGGAGAAAAAAAGATTATCCTTGCCGGTTTTATCTGCGCTCTTGCCGCAACTGTTATTCATTCACAGGTAAGCTTCAATTTCTTCAAAACTGTACCTATAATGTATTTTTGGATTACTGCGGCTTTTTTGTCTGGAAAAGGAAAAAAAGAATTCAAAATTTCTCTTCCTCAAAGAAATTTTGTCAAAGTATTAGTCACGCTTGTATTTGTAGCTTTTTCTATTGCAGGCATCTATATATATTCATCACAATTCATAGGAGAAGCTTATTTCTCAAAATCAGAAAGATATTCAATGAAAAAAGAATGGGAAAAATCAATACCTCTTCTCAAAAAAGCGCTATCTTTCTCTCCCAACAATGCCAAGTTTAGATATGCACTCGCTCTAAGTTATTTTAAAACGGGCAATTTCAAAGACTCTATCAAACAATGCAATAAAGCGCTATCTCTCACTCCTTATGTTTCTGACATCAACCGCCTGTTAGGTTATGCCTATAACGAACTTGGCAATGTTTATTTCGCCAAAAAGAAATATTCAAAGGCACTAAATGAGTATAATAAAGTGATCGAAATATCGTTGGCTCGAATGCAATTGAAACTTAGGCCTCATGAAGTTGGAATTTTAGTAAACGAGCTTGCAAATGCCTACTATAATAGAGGAAATCTCTATAAGCTCATAGGCGACTATATCAAAGCAAAAGAAGACTATGAAGAAGCCCTTCATTACAACCCTCAACACTATCTTGCTTCAAAAGGGCTTGCAAGAATCAATCTACTTTTAAAAACCGCGGAAAGGCCTCAACCTGAATAATAGCCATAGTAACCGCCATAACCTGAAAGCACTATACTTGCAAGGCGCAATTCTTTTTTGTTTGAAAATTTGCTTTCACGACCTGCTGAATCTATGGCTGTAATCTGATATGCGGCATCATAAAAGGATTTTGGAATGCTTGTATCTGTATATGAAGTCGATGTTGTATTTGCAATAAGTACAAAATCTCTATCCCAGCCACCTGTTTCATAGCGTAACTGCCTATATATATTATAACTTGAAGCAGATGAACTTGCATTCCAGCTTAGAGAAACCTGTGGCGGAGAAACATCATTATCAACAGTACCTTTTAAGCCAGAAGGCGCTGAAGCTTTGGAATTGCCATTATTTACATAAAAAATATTTGAACCTGCCCCGATCATTTCTATTTTTTTGCCGCCAATTTTCTTAATTGGCGTTACCCGCACCTGATAATATCCGGTTGTGAGTTTATTTACTTTCCATTTAAATCTTTTTTTACCCGGCTTGACACCTTTCTTTGTAGTGATTGTTTTCCAACCTGAATCAGGGTCATCTGAGGGATTATTTCTATGCTCTATCTTGATATCTGATGCATCATTATTAGCATCAGCAAGGCTATAAGCAATCTTTGCCTTCTTACCTTTTACTTTGGCATTGACACTTGAAATATACGAAACAGAATTACTTTCCTTATAGGGCACCACTACTTGGTAGATTGTAAAATGTTTAACTTTTGCAGTTACTACACCCTGTGATTTTTTTACTTTTTTCACTTTTACAGCTTTCATACTGTTTCTTGTAAGAGAATAGATGCGAAACCTGCTTGTACTCAAACCTAAAGCTGAAACAACATCTGTATCATAAGGAAGGGTTATCTTTACTTTTTTATCAAATCTGTTGATTCTCTTCTTTTTAACTTTTACAAACCCTATATTTGCATCGTCATTTACCTGAAAAACCACAGCAGGACCTATTGCCAACACCTTGCCTCCGCCTCCTTTGATTTTTGTGGGCCAAGTGAAGGGAAAAGGAACAGTATCAATTGAAAATTTTGGTGTTTGAACTGCTTGGACAATTTTAATTTTACCTTCAGTTGGAAGTTCTCCATTTACAGTAATTTGATTCTTTGCAGTATCTATATTTTTTAATTTAAGAAAATAAGCAGGAAATTGGTCCATACTATCATCATTATCTGAATCATAATATAAGACAAGATAATTGCCAAAACTAATATTACTTAATGATGTCCCCTTAAGGTCTGCATCCGATGCAATTGTAAGTACATTATTATCTTCTCCTGAAACGGAGGCTGCTATTCCTCCTTCAGGAGCTTCTGCTTGAAAATTGACATATCCATATGTGCCATCGTCATCTCTATAATCGTGTAATCCAATATCTACACTTGCCTTGTAGATAGGAGAAAGAGGATCCTCAACCCTTACACTGCCTCCCAGAGCACCAATTCTCAAGGCAGCTTCGCCTTTATCTGTAGATACACTTGCTTTTGCAGATGGGATATTAAAAAAAAGACTGCCCAAAAAGAAAACAGTTAAAGCAGAGATCAAAAAAGGTCTTCCCTTCATAGGTATGCTCCTTTTTTTAAAATAGAATACTTTATTATAAATATACAATCAAGGTAACAAAACTACAATATCTTTGGAGAAATTAGTTGTCAAGTTTTTTTCGAGTGACTACTCAATAATCTTATATCAAACTCTTAATTCCGGCAAATACTTTTGGAATTGTCTTTAACATAATCTTAAAATCTGTCGTTAAATTCCATTCATCTATATATTTCAAGTCAAGCCTCATCCATTCAGGAAAAGTAAACTTTTGTTTACCTTCAGATATCTGCCAAAAGCAAGTCATTCCCGGTTTCATTGATAGACGGCGGCGATGCCATTTTTCATATTTTTCGACCTCCGATGGCAGAGGAGGACGAGGGCCTACAAGACTCATATCTCCTTTCAAAACATTTACCAATTGCGGAAGTTCATCTATATAAAATGCTCTGATAATTCTCCCCACAGAAGTCACACGAGGGTCATCTTTAATTTTAAAGGCAGGACCATCTCTCTCATTCAATGGCAAAAGATTGGCAACTGATTTCTCAGCCCCAATATGCATTGAACGAAACTTATAAATTGTGAAATTCCTTCCTGCAAGCCCAATTCTTGTCTGTTTAAAGATTACTGGTCCTGGACTATTTAATTTTATTGCCAGTGCAGTTATCAGGAAAAGTGGAGAAAAAAGAATCAAAGCTATTATTGAAACAACTATATCTATTACTCGTTTCAATAATAATTCAAAGTTTTTATCTGGAACCATATTAA is part of the Candidatus Schekmanbacteria bacterium genome and encodes:
- a CDS encoding tetratricopeptide repeat protein, with amino-acid sequence MAKKENKNGNKKTKLPIFLLLIIAMVIIIPLITSNLTLNPFNAVKTLAYRISLIIFISIYLIKKAFSRETVIYNSPLLIPLSIFIIIALFSAVNMTNKYVFFDALSELILSAIFSFIIIQELKNEDFKIIAIVSSIVGTLVSSIAIYQYFTAESFNLANSVRSTLGHSNFLAHYLIIIIPLTLSLILSSLKKIYMALYSIFFIIQITALAVTFARGGWIACIISTIIFAFLSTNISVKNKSLIIKRIIAVLIITILITGGIAATKPHVLEALFIPFKEMKKVASGEESEFKYKIITILVRLEMWKGTIDMIKSNPIFGVGLGNYWIVAQKYRTPNELKMDYDMLKWAHNDILQIGAETGFFGMIAFIFLLYSIFKTSYKKIIEYEGEKKIILAGFICALAATVIHSQVSFNFFKTVPIMYFWITAAFLSGKGKKEFKISLPQRNFVKVLVTLVFVAFSIAGIYIYSSQFIGEAYFSKSERYSMKKEWEKSIPLLKKALSFSPNNAKFRYALALSYFKTGNFKDSIKQCNKALSLTPYVSDINRLLGYAYNELGNVYFAKKKYSKALNEYNKVIEISLARMQLKLRPHEVGILVNELANAYYNRGNLYKLIGDYIKAKEDYEEALHYNPQHYLASKGLARINLLLKTAERPQPE
- a CDS encoding sugar transferase, with the translated sequence MKIADLIERHKKWGLNVLGFIRPARESNELNARGDALDEKKILCDIKNLPEFVHHNVVDEIIICLPGKNVDEIDYLLSFCEEEGIRSRLALEYYPMIIAKPTLEYFHGRPFLTFNMVPDKNFELLLKRVIDIVVSIIALILFSPLFLITALAIKLNSPGPVIFKQTRIGLAGRNFTIYKFRSMHIGAEKSVANLLPLNERDGPAFKIKDDPRVTSVGRIIRAFYIDELPQLVNVLKGDMSLVGPRPPLPSEVEKYEKWHRRRLSMKPGMTCFWQISEGKQKFTFPEWMRLDLKYIDEWNLTTDFKIMLKTIPKVFAGIKSLI